One genomic region from Branchiostoma lanceolatum isolate klBraLanc5 chromosome 7, klBraLanc5.hap2, whole genome shotgun sequence encodes:
- the LOC136438016 gene encoding tyrosine kinase receptor Cad96Ca-like, producing MEFEADQITLLGELGEGQFGKVYKARARFVNDYQGSTIVAVKTVKAHASSEVRDDMLKELRMMMRLLDPHPNVVTLLGYCTKSDPVMLVVEYVPNGDLLSFLRKDRTVRNVTYANLHTESRTLQNTDLISFAWQVSKGMCYLASMQCIHRDLAARNVLVGEHKTCKVSDFGLAREGPEYKKIKDSPLPLRWMAPETLSIDRLYTTKSDVWSFGVLLYEIVTLGSTPYPTMTAQQAAEKIQRGLKLQKPAHCTDDLYFIMENCWHFLPNERPPFSELSAALSRLIMDEKDHIMLNQYDEHQYANLERSAEEVC from the exons ATGGAGTTCGAAGCAGACCAAATAACATTGCTAGGAGAACTAGGGGAGGGGCAGTTCGGTAAAGTGTACAAGGCAAGAGCACGCTTTGTCAACGACTACCAAGGGTCTACAATCGTCGCCGTGAAAACTGTAAAAG CCCATGCCTCATCTGAAGTTCGAGACGACATGTTAAAGGAGCTCAGAATGATGATGCGGCTGCTGGACCCTCACCCAAATGTCGTCACACTCCTAGGATATTGTACAAAATCAG ATCCGGTCATGCTGGTAGTTGAGTACGTTCCCAACGGTGATCTGTTGTCGTTCTTGAGAAAAGACCGGACTGTACGAAACGTGACGTACGCAAACCTGCACACGGAGAGCAGGACTCTGCAGAACACAGACCTCATTTCATTCGCCTGGCAGGTGTCAAAGGGGATGTGTTACCTAGCATCCATGCAG TGCATACACAGAGATCTTGCAGCAAGAAACGTTCTAGTCGGAGAGCACAAGACATGCAAAGTATCGGACTTTGGTCTGGCAAGGGAAGGACCTGAATACAAGAAAATTAAAGAT TCACCCCTACCCCTACGCTGGATGGCCCCAGAGACACTTTCCATAGATAGGCTGTACACGACCAAAAGCGATGTGTGGTCCTTTGGTGTGCTGCTTTACGAAATTGTTACATTAG GTTCTACACCGTATCCCACCATGACAGCCCAACAGGCTGCTGAGAAAATTCAAAGGGGATTGAAATTACAGAAGCCAGCGCACTGTACAGATGATCT ATATTTCATTATGGAAAACTGCTGGCATTTTCTACCCAACGAAAGACCGCCCTTCTCGGAGCTCTCGGCAGCTTTATCACGGTTGATAATGGACGAGAAG GATCACATCATGCTGAATCAGTACGATGAGCATCAGTACGCCAACCTGGAACGGTCCGCTGAAGAGGTCTGCTAG